The genomic window CAGGTCCGCCCCCAGGCGGCGGCGGATGACGGGGAGGTCGAAGCGGCTGCCGTTGTAGGTGCAGAGGGTCCGGAGCCCCTCGAGGGTCCGGTAGAGGTTCACCTCCGTCACGTCGGGGCCGACGAGCTGGACGCATCCCCGGTCGTCGGCGTACAACCCGACGACCGTGATCGCCCCCTCGAAGGAAGTCTCGATGTCGAGGTAGCCCCGCACCACCCCCACCCCGCCGGCGTCCGCGATGCTTTCCCGTGCCGGGGAACGCCGATTAGGATACCATACGGTGGTACCGCCGCAACCCTCGAGGGGCCGCCGCGCGACGAGGAGCGTGATGAAGATCGGGATCGCGGGCCTCCCACGGGTGGGGAAGAGCACCGTCTTCCGCCTAGCCACCGGGCAGCTCGAGCCGCCCGAGGGCCAGCCCCCGGCGGAGCCCGCGCAGGGTGTCGCCCGGGTCCCCGACCCGCGCCTGGACCGCCTGGCCCGGATGCACCCGGGGAAGATGGCCGTGCCGGCCACGATCTCCTACGTGGACTCGCCGGCGCTGCAGCGGGGCGCCGGGAAGGGGGAGGGACTCGGGAGCCCGACCCTGACGGCGCTCCGCCAGGCGGATGCCCTCCTGCACGTGGTCCGCGCCTTCGAGGACGCCCGGATCCCCCACGTAGAGGGGGCCCTCGGCCCGTCCCGCGATGTCGGCCTCCTGGACACGGAATTCCTCCTGGCGGACCTGGAGGTCGCCGAGAAGCGGGTGGCCCGGATCGAGGAGGCGCTGCGGAAGGGACGCAAGGACCAGAACGTGCGGGAGCTGGAGGCGCTCCGCCGAAGCGCGGAGGCCCTGCAGGCGGGCCGGCCCCTCCGGGACCTGGACTTCCCGCCCGAGGAGGAGCGGCTCCTCCGCGGGTTCCAGTTCCTCACCGCGAAGCCGGTCCTTCTCCTGGCGAACATCGGGGAGGAGGATCTGGGGAAGGAAGAAGCGATCCTCGCCGGGCTCCGCTCCTTCGCCGGGCCGCGGGTAGCCCTCCTGGCCCTCGCGGCGAAGACCGAGATTGAGATCGCCCGACTCTCCCCGGAGGACGCCGGCCTCTTCCGCCGCGAGCTGGGGATCGCCGAGGCCGGCGTGGAGCGGCTCCTGCGCGCCACCTACGGCCTGCTCGGGCTGCTCACCTTCTTCACGGTGGGGGAGGATGAGGTGAGGGCCTGGACCCTCCGCCGGGGGGGGAGCGCCCTGGAGGCCGCCGGGACCATCCATACCGACTTCGCCCGCGGCTTCATCAAGGCCGAGGTGGTCCCCTTCCCGGCGCTGGCCGAGGCCGGCTCGCTGGCCGCCGCCCGGAGGAAGGGAGTCCTGCGCCTGGAGGGAAAGGACTACCTGGTGGCGGACGGTGATGTGATCACCATCCGCTTCAGCGTCTGAGCCGCAGGGTTCGACGGGACGGCGTGGGCGCCCGTTCCAGGCGGGCACCCACGCCCCCGCGGAATCAGCCTACTTGTAGTAGCCGACGGCGCAGACCTGGTCACCCACCT from Candidatus Methylomirabilis sp. includes these protein-coding regions:
- the ychF gene encoding redox-regulated ATPase YchF is translated as MKIGIAGLPRVGKSTVFRLATGQLEPPEGQPPAEPAQGVARVPDPRLDRLARMHPGKMAVPATISYVDSPALQRGAGKGEGLGSPTLTALRQADALLHVVRAFEDARIPHVEGALGPSRDVGLLDTEFLLADLEVAEKRVARIEEALRKGRKDQNVRELEALRRSAEALQAGRPLRDLDFPPEEERLLRGFQFLTAKPVLLLANIGEEDLGKEEAILAGLRSFAGPRVALLALAAKTEIEIARLSPEDAGLFRRELGIAEAGVERLLRATYGLLGLLTFFTVGEDEVRAWTLRRGGSALEAAGTIHTDFARGFIKAEVVPFPALAEAGSLAAARRKGVLRLEGKDYLVADGDVITIRFSV